Within Lentimicrobiaceae bacterium, the genomic segment TTCTAATTTCCTCAACCTGTCGAGGCGTTAAAACTCTATTCTTGCGTGGTAACAAATGTGGCAAAAATTCTTTTAACCACTTGCGGAACGTGGTATATGAAACACCATACACTTGTGCAAGCTGGCTATAAGTCATACTTTTGTATTTTTCTTTAGTTTCAGACATTACAACTTTTTAAATAACATTATATCTTCATTATAAGCATCTTTATTTACGCCTATTTTCATTTTTACCTTTTTAATACCATATAAACTATTCTTTAAATTTGCATTTTTTGCCAACCATTCCAACAATTCCACAATATCACTTTTATTAGATGTAAAGTAAAAAAAGTTTGTGTTTTTTAATATTGGCAAAATATCTAAATAATCTTTCAAAGTCCAATACTT encodes:
- a CDS encoding helix-turn-helix domain-containing protein — encoded protein: MSETKEKYKSMTYSQLAQVYGVSYTTFRKWLKEFLPHLLPRKNRVLTPRQVEEIRNELG